In Rhabdothermincola sediminis, a single genomic region encodes these proteins:
- the hisS gene encoding histidine--tRNA ligase has product MTESASGETEQAALHGSPFKAPTGTRDVLPPESGRWVAFVSLFAEHATRAGYGLIHSPMFEEIGVFRRMGEGTDVVRKEMYDFLDKGNRHLALRPEGTASVVRAFVQHRPPTPWKTWYATPSFRYERPQAGRYRQHHQVGVEAIGSADPDLDVEVIALLSDFYVALGLRQVELVINSMGTPADRRAYVERLRSFLVDRLGELAPEDREKVEAHPMRVLDSKRAQTVAAVADAPSILDGLSDEAVAHFDRVRSGLDSIGIGYRVEPRLVRGLDYYTHTTFEFRSGALDAAQNTIGGGGRYDGLVEALGGPPTPGIGFGSGIERVLLTCDAEGVFDVPPAGIDVFVVDVAGGEHARAITLELRRAGIRADRGFDRRSMKSQMKSADRSGAVWAVIIGDDEAATGTVILRDLRGEHGQERLARTELLDRLHKLL; this is encoded by the coding sequence GTGACCGAGAGCGCGAGCGGTGAGACCGAGCAGGCAGCCCTTCACGGCAGCCCGTTCAAGGCGCCCACCGGCACTCGCGACGTCCTCCCGCCGGAGTCGGGGCGGTGGGTGGCGTTCGTGTCCCTGTTCGCCGAGCACGCGACTCGCGCCGGCTACGGCCTCATCCACAGCCCGATGTTCGAGGAGATCGGCGTCTTCCGGCGGATGGGTGAGGGCACTGACGTGGTCCGCAAGGAGATGTACGACTTCCTCGACAAGGGCAACCGGCACCTGGCCCTCCGGCCCGAGGGCACGGCATCGGTGGTGCGGGCGTTCGTGCAGCACCGCCCACCCACACCGTGGAAGACCTGGTATGCGACGCCCAGCTTCCGCTACGAGCGCCCCCAGGCCGGCCGGTATCGCCAGCATCACCAGGTGGGCGTCGAGGCGATCGGCTCGGCCGATCCCGATCTCGACGTGGAGGTCATCGCGCTGCTGTCGGACTTCTACGTCGCGCTGGGCCTGCGGCAGGTGGAGCTGGTCATCAACTCGATGGGGACGCCCGCCGACCGCCGGGCGTACGTCGAGCGGCTCCGCAGCTTCCTCGTGGACCGGCTCGGCGAGCTGGCCCCGGAGGATCGGGAGAAGGTCGAGGCCCATCCGATGCGGGTGCTCGACAGCAAGCGGGCTCAGACCGTGGCTGCGGTAGCCGACGCGCCGAGCATCCTCGACGGCCTCTCGGACGAGGCGGTCGCCCACTTCGACCGGGTCCGGTCCGGCCTCGACAGCATCGGGATCGGGTACCGGGTCGAGCCCCGACTCGTACGGGGACTCGACTACTACACCCACACCACCTTCGAGTTTCGCAGCGGCGCGCTCGACGCGGCGCAGAACACCATCGGCGGTGGCGGCCGCTACGACGGGTTGGTGGAGGCACTGGGAGGCCCACCCACGCCGGGTATCGGGTTCGGGTCGGGCATCGAGCGGGTGTTGCTGACCTGCGACGCGGAGGGCGTCTTCGACGTGCCCCCCGCCGGGATCGACGTGTTCGTGGTCGACGTGGCCGGTGGCGAGCACGCCCGGGCCATCACCCTTGAGTTGCGCCGCGCCGGCATCCGCGCCGACCGGGGCTTCGATCGCCGCTCGATGAAGTCACAGATGAAATCTGCCGACCGCTCGGGTGCGGTCTGGGCGGTCATCATCGGCGACGATGAGGCAGCCACCGGCACGGTGATCCTACGAGACCTCCGCGGCGAGCACGGTCAGGAGCGGTTGGCCCGCACCGAGCTGCTCGATCGCCTCCACAAGCTGCTCTGA
- a CDS encoding RelA/SpoT family protein — MATVDRVLPWRRHSAPPSEEVAPLVAAYREHHPRASTATIARAYEAAAAAHRGQTRKSGEPYVTHPVAVAKIVAELGLDDVTIAAALLHDAVEDTGMTLAAIESDFGEEVAAIVDGVTKLDRIKFDSKEAQQAATMRKMLVAMAKDLRVLIIKLADRLHNMRTIAAMPAWKQERTAQETLDIYAPLAHRLGMQDMKQQLEDLAFAALHPKRYAEIDHMVATRTPEREIYLFQVVDEVRERLKELRITAEVTGRPKHYWSIYEKMVVKGKEFDDIFDLVGIRVLVDTVKDCYAALGSIHATWKPVQGRFKDYIAMPKFNLYQSLHTTVVGPQGKPLEVQIRTREMHSRAEYGVAAHWNYKDNHASTADLAWLNRIVDWQRETEDPGEFMANLKVDLEQDEVFVFTPKGRVITLPKGATPVDFAYAIHTEVGHSCIGARVNGRLSPLDSELQSGDTVEIFTSKVEGAGPSRDWLKFVATHRAANKIRQWYSRERREDAIESGHEDLIRAMRREGLPVQKILQSRVLDEVAASLNYADLSALKAAIGENHVSAKSVAERVRRLLQDVDPTREEQLPVTVRESRRRRSTGVRSGVHVEGLDDLMVRLSRCCTPVPGDEIMGFVTRGRGVSVHRTDCANAISLSMGQADRLIDVEWDNETAGTFVASIEVKALDRSRLLRDVSAALADHHVNIIACNTVTGSDRISKMRFDFELADPSHLDSLISSIKQIDSIYDAYRVLPGKGA, encoded by the coding sequence GTGGCCACCGTCGATCGGGTGCTCCCGTGGCGCCGCCACAGCGCGCCCCCGTCGGAGGAGGTCGCCCCGCTCGTCGCCGCCTACCGCGAGCACCACCCCCGGGCCTCCACCGCGACCATCGCCCGGGCCTACGAGGCGGCCGCGGCAGCGCACCGTGGCCAGACCCGCAAGTCGGGCGAGCCGTACGTCACCCACCCGGTGGCGGTGGCCAAGATCGTCGCCGAGTTGGGCCTCGACGACGTGACGATCGCCGCTGCGCTGCTCCACGACGCGGTCGAGGACACGGGCATGACCCTCGCCGCGATCGAGTCCGACTTCGGCGAGGAAGTGGCCGCCATCGTCGACGGGGTCACCAAGCTGGACCGCATCAAGTTCGACTCGAAGGAGGCCCAGCAGGCCGCCACGATGCGCAAGATGCTCGTGGCGATGGCCAAGGACCTCCGGGTCCTGATCATCAAGCTCGCCGACCGCCTGCACAACATGCGCACCATCGCGGCCATGCCGGCGTGGAAGCAGGAACGCACCGCACAGGAGACGCTCGACATCTACGCCCCGCTCGCGCACCGGCTCGGGATGCAGGACATGAAGCAGCAGCTCGAGGACCTGGCCTTCGCCGCCCTGCACCCGAAGCGCTATGCCGAGATCGACCACATGGTCGCCACTCGCACCCCTGAGCGGGAGATCTACCTGTTCCAGGTCGTGGACGAGGTGCGGGAGCGGTTGAAGGAGCTGCGCATCACCGCCGAGGTGACCGGCAGGCCGAAGCACTACTGGTCGATCTACGAGAAGATGGTTGTGAAGGGCAAGGAGTTCGACGACATCTTCGACCTGGTCGGCATACGGGTGCTGGTCGACACGGTGAAGGACTGTTACGCCGCGCTGGGTTCGATCCACGCGACGTGGAAACCGGTGCAGGGCCGGTTCAAGGACTACATCGCCATGCCCAAGTTCAACCTCTACCAGTCGTTGCACACGACGGTCGTCGGTCCGCAGGGCAAGCCGCTCGAGGTGCAGATCCGCACCAGGGAGATGCACAGCCGGGCCGAGTACGGGGTGGCGGCTCACTGGAACTACAAGGACAACCACGCCTCGACCGCGGACCTGGCCTGGCTGAACCGGATCGTCGACTGGCAGCGCGAAACCGAAGATCCGGGCGAGTTCATGGCCAACCTGAAGGTCGACCTCGAGCAGGACGAGGTGTTCGTCTTCACCCCGAAGGGCCGGGTGATCACGCTGCCCAAGGGGGCCACCCCGGTGGATTTCGCGTACGCCATCCACACCGAGGTCGGTCACAGTTGCATCGGCGCCCGCGTCAACGGCCGGCTCTCACCCCTCGACTCGGAGCTGCAGTCCGGCGACACGGTGGAGATCTTCACCTCCAAGGTCGAGGGTGCAGGCCCGTCGCGCGACTGGCTGAAGTTCGTCGCCACCCACCGGGCGGCGAACAAGATCCGCCAGTGGTACTCGCGTGAGCGCCGCGAGGATGCCATCGAGAGCGGCCACGAGGATCTGATCCGCGCCATGCGCCGGGAGGGGCTGCCGGTGCAGAAGATCCTCCAGTCCAGGGTGCTCGACGAGGTGGCTGCCTCGTTGAACTACGCGGATCTCTCCGCGCTGAAGGCCGCCATCGGCGAGAACCACGTCTCGGCCAAGTCGGTGGCCGAGCGGGTGCGGAGGCTCCTACAGGATGTCGACCCGACCCGCGAGGAGCAGCTGCCGGTCACCGTGCGCGAGTCTCGGCGGCGACGCAGCACCGGAGTTCGTTCGGGCGTGCACGTGGAGGGCCTCGACGACCTCATGGTAAGGCTGTCGCGCTGCTGTACACCTGTGCCGGGCGACGAGATCATGGGGTTCGTCACCCGCGGTCGGGGCGTGTCGGTGCACCGCACCGACTGTGCCAACGCCATCTCGCTCTCGATGGGCCAGGCGGACCGACTGATCGACGTCGAGTGGGACAACGAGACGGCAGGCACGTTCGTGGCTTCGATCGAGGTGAAGGCGCTCGATCGCTCTCGGCTGCTCCGGGACGTGAGCGCCGCGCTGGCCGACCACCACGTGAACATCATCGCCTGCAACACGGTCACCGGCTCGGACCGCATCTCGAAGATGCGGTTCGACTTCGAGCTGGCCGACCCGTCGCACCTCGACTCGTTGATCAGCTCGATCAAGCAGATCGACAGCATCTACGACGCCTACCGCGTGCTGCCCGGCAAGGGCGCGTAG
- the aspS gene encoding aspartate--tRNA ligase — MRTDYCGQLGPADVGRAVAVCGWVARRREHGEHLAFVDLRDHTGVVQCVVDGAHDLRSEYVVRVTGLVRSRPEGTENANLATGAIEIGDCHVEVLNPAEPPPFPLDERGEVDEVLRLRHRYLDLRTDRMQRNLRIRARVNSALRQAMERQGFVEIETPMLIASTPEGARDFVVPSRLSPGSFYALPQSPQLFKQLCMVGGVDRYYQIARCLRDEDLRADRQFEFMQLDAEASFVSQEEVLEFISEAVSEAVEAVTGTRPAPFPRISWHEAMERFGSDKPDVRFGMELVELTEVFAGTAFNAFRADCVKGIRVEGGASRTRKQLDELTEQAKRWGAKGLVWMKVEDDRSLTSPVAKFLSEAELQALVERFDPSPGDLLLLVADERAAVQRVLGLLRLELGRPPVDEGGLNFLWVVDFPLFEGLDEHGRPIPAHHPFTMPHPDDLALLDEDDPARLLAVRSQAYDLVLNGWELGSGSVRIHRADVQRTVFSLLGIDDAEATRRFGFLLDAFRFGAPPHAGFAFGIDRLVALLAGEENIREVIAFPKTQSGVDPLTGAPSAIDPAQLEELGLRLLPRKVT, encoded by the coding sequence ATGCGGACGGACTACTGCGGCCAGCTCGGGCCGGCCGATGTGGGGCGGGCTGTCGCGGTCTGCGGCTGGGTAGCCCGCCGGCGGGAACACGGCGAGCATCTGGCCTTCGTGGACCTGCGGGACCACACCGGTGTCGTACAGTGTGTCGTCGACGGGGCCCACGACCTGCGATCGGAGTACGTCGTGCGGGTGACCGGGCTGGTGCGGTCCCGTCCCGAGGGCACCGAGAACGCCAACCTGGCCACGGGCGCGATCGAGATCGGCGACTGCCACGTGGAGGTGCTCAACCCGGCGGAGCCGCCGCCGTTCCCGCTCGACGAGCGGGGTGAGGTCGACGAGGTCCTGCGCCTACGGCACCGGTACCTCGACCTGCGTACCGACCGCATGCAGCGCAACCTGCGGATCCGGGCCCGGGTCAACAGTGCGCTGCGCCAGGCCATGGAACGGCAGGGTTTCGTGGAGATCGAGACCCCGATGCTCATCGCCTCCACGCCGGAGGGGGCACGGGACTTCGTCGTGCCTTCACGGCTCTCCCCGGGCAGCTTCTACGCCCTCCCGCAGAGCCCCCAGCTGTTCAAGCAGCTCTGCATGGTCGGGGGGGTGGACCGCTACTACCAGATCGCCCGCTGCCTGCGCGACGAGGATCTCCGGGCTGACCGGCAGTTCGAGTTCATGCAGCTCGATGCCGAGGCCAGCTTCGTCTCCCAGGAGGAGGTCCTCGAGTTCATCTCCGAGGCGGTGTCCGAGGCAGTGGAAGCGGTCACCGGGACCCGCCCCGCGCCCTTCCCGCGCATCAGCTGGCACGAGGCGATGGAGCGGTTCGGTTCCGACAAGCCCGACGTGCGCTTCGGCATGGAGCTGGTCGAGCTCACCGAGGTCTTCGCCGGCACGGCGTTCAACGCCTTCCGAGCCGACTGCGTGAAGGGCATTCGGGTCGAGGGTGGCGCGTCGCGGACCCGTAAGCAGCTCGACGAGTTGACTGAGCAGGCCAAGCGCTGGGGAGCGAAGGGCCTGGTGTGGATGAAGGTCGAGGACGACCGTTCGCTCACCTCGCCCGTGGCCAAGTTCCTGAGCGAGGCTGAGCTGCAAGCGCTCGTAGAGCGCTTCGACCCCTCACCCGGGGACCTGCTCCTGCTGGTCGCCGACGAGCGGGCGGCGGTCCAGCGCGTCCTCGGCCTGCTCCGGCTCGAGCTCGGCCGTCCACCCGTGGACGAGGGCGGCCTCAACTTCCTGTGGGTGGTCGACTTCCCGCTGTTCGAAGGCCTCGACGAGCACGGCAGGCCGATCCCCGCTCACCATCCCTTCACCATGCCGCATCCGGACGACCTGGCTTTGCTGGACGAGGACGACCCGGCCCGGCTGCTCGCGGTGCGGTCCCAGGCGTACGACCTGGTGCTCAACGGATGGGAGCTCGGCTCGGGCAGCGTCCGGATCCACCGTGCGGACGTGCAGCGCACGGTCTTCTCCCTCCTCGGCATCGACGACGCCGAGGCCACCCGGCGATTCGGGTTCTTGCTGGACGCGTTCCGATTCGGCGCTCCGCCCCATGCCGGGTTCGCCTTCGGCATCGACCGGCTGGTAGCGCTGCTCGCCGGCGAGGAGAACATCCGGGAGGTGATCGCCTTCCCCAAGACCCAGTCGGGAGTCGACCCCCTCACCGGTGCGCCATCGGCGATCGACCCGGCGCAGCTCGAGGAGCTGGGTCTGCGGCTGCTGCCCCGGAAGGTGACCTGA
- the secF gene encoding protein translocase subunit SecF, whose protein sequence is MSGAGGGLARLMRGETQIDFRRWWARGLVFSAVLLVASLGSLLTRGLNLGIDFKGGVSFELPAPGVSVAAARDALDGVGQAGAKIQVVGDGTLRVQGPTESPEKSAETRQVLADLAGVNPSEVNVSEVGPSWGDEITRSAMRALVIFLVAILVYLSLRLEWPMALGALAAVTHDVLVSVGVYSIFQFELTPATVIAFLTILGYSIYDTIVVFDKVKENEGRVGLSGRMTYTEMVSLSMNQVMPRSLNTTITSIMPVISILVVGAWWLGAVTLQEFGLALFVGLLAGAYSSIFVAAPTLVAIKERQQRYRSIRERVLASRASSRSPVEGEPPAAPEAASTATRAPSSPGRPAGASAVTYSGAIPPRPRKKGKRR, encoded by the coding sequence ATGAGCGGCGCCGGAGGTGGCCTCGCTCGCCTCATGCGGGGGGAGACCCAGATCGACTTCCGGCGGTGGTGGGCTCGCGGCCTGGTGTTCTCCGCGGTTCTGCTGGTGGCCAGCCTCGGCTCCCTGCTCACCCGTGGGCTGAACCTGGGCATCGACTTCAAGGGTGGGGTGTCGTTCGAGCTGCCCGCCCCCGGGGTGTCGGTGGCCGCGGCCAGGGACGCGCTGGACGGCGTCGGGCAGGCAGGGGCCAAGATCCAGGTCGTCGGGGACGGAACGCTGCGGGTGCAGGGGCCGACGGAGTCGCCGGAGAAGTCCGCCGAGACCCGGCAGGTCCTCGCGGACCTCGCCGGGGTGAACCCGAGCGAGGTGAACGTCAGCGAGGTCGGCCCCTCGTGGGGGGACGAGATCACCCGGTCCGCGATGCGGGCGCTGGTGATCTTCCTGGTCGCGATCCTCGTCTACCTGTCGCTGCGGTTGGAGTGGCCGATGGCGCTGGGAGCGCTGGCCGCGGTGACCCACGACGTGCTGGTGAGCGTCGGGGTGTATTCGATCTTCCAGTTCGAGCTCACCCCGGCAACGGTGATCGCTTTCCTGACCATCCTCGGCTACTCGATCTACGACACCATCGTCGTTTTCGACAAGGTGAAGGAGAACGAGGGTCGCGTCGGCCTGTCGGGGCGGATGACCTACACGGAGATGGTCAGCCTCTCCATGAACCAGGTCATGCCTCGTTCGCTGAACACGACCATCACCTCGATCATGCCGGTGATCTCGATCCTGGTGGTGGGTGCCTGGTGGCTAGGCGCGGTGACCCTGCAGGAGTTCGGTCTGGCGCTGTTCGTGGGGCTGCTGGCCGGTGCTTACTCGTCGATCTTCGTCGCCGCGCCCACACTGGTGGCCATCAAGGAGCGCCAGCAGCGGTACCGCTCGATCCGCGAGCGGGTGCTCGCCAGCCGGGCGTCCTCCCGGAGCCCCGTCGAGGGGGAGCCGCCAGCCGCGCCGGAGGCGGCGTCCACCGCGACCCGCGCACCGTCTTCGCCCGGCCGTCCTGCCGGGGCCAGCGCGGTCACCTACAGCGGTGCGATCCCACCCCGGCCTCGCAAGAAGGGCAAGCGTCGCTGA